Proteins from a single region of Choloepus didactylus isolate mChoDid1 chromosome 10, mChoDid1.pri, whole genome shotgun sequence:
- the LOC119545606 gene encoding phorbol-12-myristate-13-acetate-induced protein 1-like: MPGRKAHNAQPNHVWTPAELEAECATQLRRIGDKLNFRQKLLNLIAKLFCSGT; encoded by the coding sequence ATGCCTGGGAGGAAGGCACATAACGCACAACCGAACCATGTGTGGACTCCAGCAGAGCTTGAGGCTGAGTGTGCTACTCAACTCAGGAGAATTGGAGACAAACTGAATTTCAGGCAGAAGCTTCTGAACCTAATAGCTAAACTCTTCTGCTCAGGAACCTGA